One part of the Sphingobacterium sp. LZ7M1 genome encodes these proteins:
- the mutY gene encoding A/G-specific adenine glycosylase — MSFSERILTWYAQHKRALPWRETKNPYIIWLSEIILQQTRVEQGMPYFFKFLENYPNVTKFAKAEESEILRLWQGLGYYSRARNMHKASKQVLDRHNGEFPTDYQMLLALPGVGEYTAAAISSFSSNQAHAVLDGNVFRVLARYFGIDEAINSSSGKKLFSKLAEEMLDREHPAEYNQAIMDFGALQCKPKNPNCEDCILRLDCRAYEEGLVDRLPVKLKGKKSRDRYFNYFIIEKEGSVLMSQRSEGDVWANLYEFPMIESEGDLNVAELVQLEEYRNNFGETVPKMIKGQVKHILSHQNIFARFYSLDMDNRELVKKSFWNYFLLEKLDTLAKHKLISSFVEHYF; from the coding sequence ATGTCATTTTCGGAACGAATCTTAACCTGGTATGCTCAGCATAAAAGAGCTCTACCATGGCGTGAGACCAAGAATCCCTATATCATTTGGTTATCAGAAATCATCCTTCAGCAGACAAGGGTTGAGCAAGGGATGCCGTATTTTTTCAAATTTTTAGAGAACTATCCTAATGTAACAAAGTTTGCGAAAGCAGAGGAGTCTGAAATTTTGAGATTATGGCAAGGCTTGGGCTATTATTCTAGGGCGAGGAACATGCATAAGGCGAGTAAACAGGTTTTGGATAGGCATAATGGGGAGTTCCCTACTGATTATCAGATGCTTTTGGCATTGCCAGGTGTTGGGGAATATACAGCTGCGGCCATTTCCTCTTTTTCCAGCAACCAAGCGCATGCTGTTCTGGATGGAAATGTATTTAGGGTATTAGCTCGATATTTTGGAATAGATGAGGCGATCAACAGCAGTTCTGGGAAAAAGCTTTTTTCCAAATTGGCTGAAGAGATGTTAGATCGGGAGCATCCTGCGGAATACAATCAGGCAATAATGGATTTTGGTGCCCTGCAATGTAAGCCCAAGAATCCAAATTGTGAAGATTGCATCTTGAGGTTAGATTGTAGGGCCTATGAAGAGGGTTTGGTTGATAGATTGCCGGTTAAACTAAAAGGTAAAAAAAGTAGAGATAGGTATTTTAATTACTTTATAATTGAAAAAGAGGGGTCTGTTTTGATGTCACAACGATCCGAAGGAGATGTTTGGGCCAATTTGTATGAGTTTCCGATGATAGAGAGTGAAGGGGATTTGAATGTAGCAGAATTGGTACAATTAGAAGAGTACAGGAATAATTTTGGGGAAACAGTTCCTAAAATGATAAAAGGGCAAGTGAAGCATATTTTAAGCCATCAGAATATTTTTGCCCGCTTTTATAGCCTTGATATGGATAATCGGGAATTGGTCAAAAAAAGCTTTTGGAATTATTTTTTATTAGAAAAATTAGATACATTAGCTAAACATAAACTGATTAGTTCCTTTGTGGAACATTATTTTTAG
- a CDS encoding M23 family metallopeptidase: protein MTKKKTAVEILDSNGDSNLKIQIPTIVLKNWKYILAGGIFCICLICATIVYVATKSTSDHYEEQLTKKIEALEKAKQSLALEEATNQLSTVQIQKSFDAIDSAVNQINAKMRRRGLKEFAPKLKNAGGPVEEEVNLPELIKYYEATVKKLDKKLEGVPLGTPHNGRITSRFGYRRNPFTNRGLEMHSGIDISGRTGEPITATAAGKVVYAGYKGQYGKVVIVEHTNGWETRYAHLSSTKVKKGQKVEAGQQIGRLGSTGRSTGPHLHYELLSFGRKINPEKTLIFN from the coding sequence ATGACAAAAAAGAAGACTGCCGTTGAAATTCTAGACTCAAACGGCGATTCGAACTTGAAGATTCAGATTCCAACTATTGTTTTAAAAAATTGGAAATATATCCTAGCTGGAGGAATCTTCTGTATCTGCTTGATATGTGCAACGATTGTATATGTTGCCACAAAATCAACAAGTGACCATTACGAAGAACAATTGACTAAGAAGATTGAAGCGCTCGAAAAAGCGAAGCAATCCTTGGCTCTGGAAGAAGCAACCAACCAACTTAGTACAGTTCAAATCCAAAAATCCTTCGATGCTATTGATAGTGCAGTAAACCAAATTAATGCCAAAATGCGCAGAAGAGGTTTAAAAGAGTTTGCGCCGAAGCTTAAAAACGCTGGTGGACCGGTAGAAGAAGAAGTTAATCTACCTGAACTTATCAAATACTACGAAGCAACGGTCAAGAAACTGGACAAAAAATTGGAAGGTGTGCCTTTGGGAACTCCCCATAATGGAAGGATTACCTCTAGATTCGGATACCGTAGAAACCCTTTTACAAACCGTGGCCTTGAAATGCATTCAGGTATTGACATCAGCGGAAGAACAGGTGAGCCAATTACGGCCACAGCTGCTGGCAAAGTAGTTTATGCTGGATATAAAGGGCAATATGGGAAAGTCGTAATCGTTGAACATACCAACGGTTGGGAAACTAGATACGCCCATCTTTCAAGCACTAAAGTAAAAAAAGGTCAAAAGGTAGAGGCCGGTCAACAAATTGGAAGACTTGGTAGCACCGGTAGATCAACCGGACCTCATCTTCATTATGAACTATTGAGTTTCGGAAGAAAAATAAATCCTGAAAAAACACTGATCTTCAACTAA
- a CDS encoding alpha/beta fold hydrolase: MKWGENKGKVFVWLPGSLLSAYDFYPFAKELVNQGYCVLSIDHYGHGLTEIPKEDLDFWNFADDLAHLLKHEEVNQTVIAGFSRGAYLATAFYQKYPEMVRAIILEEGGSVSFKRMFDEMEQDKLEEFLLTVEFPDDLKELLFAAYGSDFEIYKNIKSLEDSDSLWQSFGFMKRKEKQWILYKGLNEYMHMQDRLHYLQVLNSPESTSKYAASMVNIDPLRIYAKLDVPLLIIEAKGPDDLFDTSKGNNDLKNLHPDLIQLKVYDCDNHNLHYACPDQFKETLKFFLDKL, from the coding sequence TTGAAATGGGGTGAAAATAAAGGGAAGGTCTTTGTTTGGTTACCGGGAAGTCTGTTGTCGGCTTATGATTTTTATCCATTTGCTAAAGAACTGGTCAACCAGGGTTACTGTGTCCTTTCAATAGATCATTATGGACATGGATTAACCGAAATACCTAAGGAGGATCTTGATTTCTGGAATTTTGCAGACGATCTTGCGCACTTGTTGAAGCATGAGGAAGTCAATCAAACGGTAATTGCTGGGTTTTCAAGAGGAGCTTATCTTGCTACGGCATTTTATCAGAAATATCCAGAAATGGTTCGTGCCATTATCCTAGAAGAAGGTGGTTCAGTTTCATTCAAGCGTATGTTTGATGAGATGGAGCAAGACAAGTTGGAAGAATTCCTACTGACCGTTGAATTCCCAGATGATTTGAAGGAGCTGTTATTTGCTGCGTATGGTTCAGACTTTGAAATATACAAGAATATAAAGTCTTTGGAAGATTCGGATTCACTTTGGCAATCCTTTGGTTTTATGAAGCGGAAGGAAAAGCAATGGATACTTTATAAAGGATTAAATGAGTATATGCATATGCAGGATAGGCTACATTATTTGCAGGTTTTAAATTCGCCAGAGTCTACAAGTAAATATGCTGCATCCATGGTAAATATTGATCCCTTGAGAATTTATGCTAAACTGGATGTTCCTCTCTTAATTATTGAAGCTAAAGGGCCAGATGATTTGTTTGATACCAGCAAAGGGAATAATGACCTGAAAAACCTACATCCCGATCTAATCCAGCTAAAGGTTTATGATTGTGATAACCATAATTTGCATTATGCTTGTCCGGATCAATTTAAAGAAACCTTGAAATTCTTTTTAGACAAATTATAA
- a CDS encoding ABC transporter ATP-binding protein: MEELISIKGLTFGFSGHQVLKELNAEFRSAEFSVILGRNGSGKSTLFNILSGMEREYRGEVVFGGMERRKIKPHQNAKVRIGFMPQFHHSTFPFKVLDVLLTGRAAFSKFSPTVQDKALVDSALESFGLLHLRDKPYTSLSGGERQLILLCRVLLQEPSVLLLDEPTNHLDLHYQVAVLDHLKRLVSKGTTVICIMHDPNLALLYGDRHFLMNEGRLNELSSDNPKDRISALETTYQVKLAGVDYLGGQLIVPRIV; the protein is encoded by the coding sequence ATGGAAGAGTTGATTAGCATAAAAGGTTTGACTTTTGGGTTTTCAGGCCATCAGGTCCTGAAGGAGTTGAATGCTGAATTCCGTTCTGCTGAATTTAGTGTGATATTGGGAAGGAATGGCAGTGGGAAATCTACTCTTTTTAATATTCTTTCAGGGATGGAAAGGGAGTATAGAGGCGAGGTTGTTTTTGGCGGTATGGAGAGGAGGAAAATCAAGCCCCATCAAAATGCCAAGGTTAGGATTGGATTTATGCCACAGTTCCATCATAGTACCTTTCCCTTCAAGGTATTGGATGTCCTGTTGACAGGTAGGGCTGCATTCTCCAAATTTTCGCCAACCGTTCAGGACAAAGCTTTGGTAGATTCTGCTCTGGAGTCATTCGGTCTGTTGCACCTTAGGGACAAACCTTATACTTCGCTTTCGGGAGGAGAGCGGCAACTGATATTATTGTGCAGGGTACTTTTGCAGGAGCCCTCGGTATTATTATTGGATGAACCAACCAATCACTTGGATTTACATTATCAAGTGGCAGTTCTAGACCATTTAAAGCGACTAGTGAGTAAAGGTACTACCGTGATCTGTATTATGCATGATCCGAATTTGGCCTTGCTCTATGGAGACCGGCATTTTTTGATGAACGAAGGACGGTTGAATGAATTGTCAAGCGATAATCCAAAAGATAGGATTTCGGCCTTAGAGACCACATATCAAGTTAAGTTAGCTGGGGTGGATTATTTGGGTGGACAACTTATCGTTCCAAGGATTGTGTGA
- a CDS encoding iron ABC transporter permease — MIKRLKVILLFLVPIFLVIFSLAWGSTGVLGIEELYDHIVAALHPTGGSGTVNENMATILWQVRLPRILLTFLVGAALAVSGAVLQAIFRNPIVDPFSLGISSGAAFGAALSMLVSFFSITFSAFLFGVLAVGITYLVSYSKTRTTLITMVLSGMIISGVFTAFLTVLQYMSDPYKLQAIVQWTMGNLHTASWAKLNSSVLPIVGGILLIIIFRWRLNLLALGDEESMAVGVNPKGMKLLMIGLATMITAASVSAVGMISLFGLIVPHLTRIIFGPNNQIGVFANISIGGSFLLLIDDLSRTLMPFEIPIGVFTMLLGAPLFIYLMRKNAVNWN, encoded by the coding sequence ATGATTAAGCGATTGAAAGTCATCTTACTTTTTTTGGTTCCTATATTTCTTGTTATTTTTTCATTGGCATGGGGAAGTACGGGAGTGTTGGGAATTGAGGAGCTCTATGACCATATTGTTGCAGCTCTTCATCCAACTGGCGGCAGTGGAACTGTAAATGAGAATATGGCCACTATTTTATGGCAGGTAAGATTACCGAGGATATTGTTGACCTTTTTGGTAGGGGCAGCACTTGCAGTTTCAGGAGCGGTATTGCAAGCGATTTTTAGGAACCCTATTGTGGATCCTTTTTCACTGGGGATTTCCTCAGGGGCAGCATTTGGAGCCGCACTTTCCATGCTGGTTTCCTTTTTTTCCATTACTTTTTCTGCTTTTTTATTTGGAGTCTTGGCTGTTGGCATCACCTACTTGGTATCCTATTCAAAGACCAGAACGACTTTGATTACCATGGTCTTGTCGGGAATGATAATTTCCGGGGTATTTACCGCTTTTTTAACGGTCTTGCAATATATGAGCGACCCCTATAAATTACAGGCTATTGTGCAATGGACCATGGGAAATCTACATACAGCTTCATGGGCAAAGCTGAACAGTTCAGTCCTACCCATTGTTGGAGGGATATTGTTGATTATCATCTTCCGGTGGAGATTAAATTTACTGGCTTTAGGGGATGAAGAGTCTATGGCGGTGGGTGTAAATCCCAAGGGAATGAAATTATTGATGATAGGTTTGGCAACCATGATAACTGCTGCTTCGGTTTCTGCAGTGGGCATGATCAGTCTGTTTGGATTGATCGTTCCTCATCTTACCCGAATTATTTTTGGACCCAATAATCAAATCGGTGTCTTTGCAAATATTAGTATCGGAGGGTCATTTTTATTGTTGATCGACGATCTATCTAGGACCTTAATGCCATTTGAAATACCGATCGGTGTATTTACGATGTTGCTAGGGGCACCATTATTTATTTACTTGATGCGAAAAAACGCTGTAAACTGGAACTAA
- a CDS encoding urease accessory protein UreE yields MIIIEKLVSKSIPKHDKDDFLELEWYEVNRTYLNRKTVSGLAVKIQLPEKATFQDGQLIYQDAEISIRIRIKACLCILLTSTSIHTVGKFCYDVGNRHLPIFQVADDRIAVSYDGRLFQALKEKFDDQVVLEEMTLLPSAALKAFGNFI; encoded by the coding sequence ATGATTATCATTGAAAAATTGGTCAGCAAGTCAATTCCTAAACATGATAAGGATGATTTCCTAGAATTGGAATGGTATGAAGTCAATAGGACTTATTTGAACAGGAAAACGGTATCAGGTCTTGCCGTAAAGATTCAGCTGCCTGAAAAGGCGACCTTTCAAGATGGGCAGTTAATCTATCAAGATGCAGAAATTTCCATTCGGATCCGGATCAAAGCCTGTCTTTGTATTCTATTGACTTCAACTTCGATCCATACCGTTGGGAAGTTCTGTTATGACGTGGGAAATCGACATCTGCCGATCTTTCAAGTAGCTGACGACAGGATTGCAGTTTCTTATGATGGACGTTTATTCCAGGCGTTGAAGGAGAAATTTGATGACCAAGTGGTCTTAGAGGAAATGACCTTATTACCGAGTGCAGCATTGAAAGCCTTCGGAAACTTTATTTAA
- the hypB gene encoding hydrogenase nickel incorporation protein HypB, with the protein MSNRTAKSNQMPVGSVQCDNTSLNLLKANDFVAKAIRDRIPNICVINICSSPGSGKTTLMQETGKRLGKELNIAVLVGDPETERDAVRMREVGINALQIVTGGMCHIEAQMILQALDHIDLTDVDLLFIENVGNLVCPAAFDLGEDYRVTVLAATEGDDKPKKYPRMFLTSELMLVSKADLLPYVPFSVEAAAKDAREVNPNLEVISISSLKGEGLDEWCDWLKNKVAEKKAISQVV; encoded by the coding sequence ATGAGTAATCGTACAGCAAAAAGTAATCAGATGCCAGTAGGCTCTGTGCAATGTGATAATACCTCTTTGAATTTATTGAAGGCAAATGATTTTGTTGCAAAAGCCATTCGCGACAGAATTCCTAATATCTGTGTGATCAATATCTGTTCCTCTCCGGGAAGTGGAAAGACAACCTTGATGCAAGAGACTGGGAAGCGATTAGGTAAGGAATTAAATATTGCCGTATTGGTTGGTGATCCAGAAACCGAGCGTGATGCGGTCCGTATGCGAGAGGTTGGCATCAATGCCCTTCAGATCGTGACCGGAGGAATGTGCCATATCGAAGCGCAGATGATATTGCAGGCATTGGATCATATCGATCTAACAGATGTAGACCTTTTGTTCATTGAGAACGTTGGGAATTTGGTTTGTCCGGCAGCCTTCGATCTAGGTGAAGATTATAGGGTAACGGTATTGGCAGCTACTGAAGGCGATGACAAGCCCAAGAAATATCCAAGGATGTTTTTGACCAGTGAATTGATGTTGGTTTCAAAGGCGGATTTGTTGCCGTATGTTCCTTTTTCAGTGGAGGCCGCAGCAAAAGATGCGAGGGAAGTCAATCCTAATCTAGAAGTTATATCCATCAGCAGTTTGAAGGGTGAGGGTTTAGATGAATGGTGTGATTGGTTAAAGAATAAAGTTGCTGAGAAGAAGGCAATTTCCCAGGTAGTCTAA
- a CDS encoding hydrogenase maturation nickel metallochaperone HypA has product MHELSIVKDIFQTLEQAYPETFKDIVGVEIQAGLLSNIQPVLIHNAFEAYKEEFSEYADVELDVEILPIIAYCKDCREEFEVKYHRFVCACGKGSDKIVQGEELKISKVTFKKKDHE; this is encoded by the coding sequence ATGCATGAACTATCCATTGTAAAAGATATTTTCCAAACCTTAGAACAGGCATATCCAGAAACCTTTAAGGATATCGTCGGGGTAGAGATACAAGCTGGCTTACTGAGTAATATTCAGCCGGTATTGATACACAATGCCTTTGAGGCCTATAAGGAGGAATTTTCGGAATATGCTGACGTTGAACTTGACGTTGAGATTTTACCGATTATAGCATACTGCAAAGATTGCCGGGAGGAATTTGAGGTGAAGTACCATCGCTTTGTTTGTGCATGTGGAAAAGGTTCGGACAAAATAGTGCAGGGTGAAGAATTGAAAATTAGTAAAGTGACATTTAAAAAGAAAGACCATGAGTAA
- a CDS encoding urease accessory protein UreD yields MDSAIKINAEKENQKTVLKESYHSAPYKLTYYGSPTFHEHLEMIIMSASPGVMDEDKLTIDVHVKEAAELKLFTQSFNKVHPMKIGAVQETQIQLERNAIFHYIPHPITPFKDSIFLAKNEIHMDKDAVLIWGDIICSGRVHMKESFVFSQLHSLTKIYKDNKLIFIDNQFLSPAKQPIQKMLFFEGYTHQATLLFSSSFAKDLKVELDEILVQDYEDITYGFTQAANDVVIFRALGNNGELLYDFLLMLGQLCWEFSQHKIEELNAKMEVIEEETAEEVPLEVPIKKKAAKKAFKKAESTKKLEVIAE; encoded by the coding sequence ATGGATAGTGCAATTAAGATAAATGCGGAGAAAGAAAACCAAAAAACTGTTTTAAAAGAGAGTTATCACAGTGCTCCCTATAAACTGACTTATTACGGTTCACCTACCTTCCATGAACATCTGGAGATGATCATCATGAGTGCATCTCCAGGTGTAATGGATGAGGATAAATTGACCATAGATGTCCATGTGAAAGAGGCTGCTGAACTTAAGTTGTTCACTCAATCTTTTAACAAGGTTCATCCCATGAAGATAGGAGCGGTTCAGGAAACTCAGATCCAATTGGAAAGAAATGCAATATTTCACTATATCCCACATCCCATAACTCCCTTTAAGGATTCCATTTTTTTGGCTAAAAATGAAATCCATATGGATAAGGATGCTGTGTTGATTTGGGGTGATATTATCTGTTCTGGCCGGGTACATATGAAAGAGTCTTTTGTATTTAGCCAGCTTCACTCCTTAACAAAAATCTATAAGGATAATAAACTCATTTTTATTGATAATCAGTTTCTAAGTCCAGCTAAGCAACCGATCCAGAAGATGTTGTTCTTTGAGGGCTATACCCATCAGGCAACCTTGCTGTTTTCAAGCTCCTTTGCCAAGGACCTGAAGGTTGAACTGGATGAGATATTGGTACAGGATTATGAGGATATAACATATGGATTCACCCAGGCAGCTAATGATGTTGTCATCTTTAGGGCATTGGGGAATAATGGAGAACTGTTGTATGATTTTCTATTGATGTTGGGGCAGTTATGTTGGGAGTTTTCCCAGCATAAAATTGAGGAGCTTAATGCCAAGATGGAGGTCATTGAAGAGGAGACAGCTGAGGAAGTTCCTTTAGAAGTTCCCATAAAAAAGAAGGCTGCAAAAAAAGCATTCAAAAAAGCAGAATCTACCAAGAAATTAGAAGTAATAGCCGAATAA
- the ureG gene encoding urease accessory protein UreG: protein MPARNYVKIGVAGPVGSGKTALIERLTRSMSEDYSICVVTNDIYTKEDAMYLQQNSALPAERIMGVETGGCPHTAIREDASMNIEAVEDLASRFPDAEIIFVESGGDNLTATFSPDLADVTIFVLDVAEGEKMPRKGGPGITRSDLLLINKIDLAPYVNADLEVMRKDTLKMRGDRPFIFTNMMTLDGLEDVKNWIKKYALLEN, encoded by the coding sequence ATGCCAGCAAGAAATTACGTAAAAATAGGTGTTGCAGGGCCTGTTGGCTCTGGGAAAACAGCATTGATTGAAAGACTGACAAGGTCTATGTCTGAGGATTACAGCATTTGTGTTGTTACCAACGATATCTATACCAAGGAAGATGCCATGTATCTTCAACAAAATTCAGCATTACCTGCCGAACGCATCATGGGAGTGGAAACGGGGGGATGTCCTCATACAGCAATTCGCGAGGATGCTTCAATGAATATTGAAGCTGTGGAGGATCTTGCCTCCCGATTTCCTGATGCTGAGATCATATTTGTGGAAAGTGGCGGAGATAACCTAACGGCAACTTTTAGCCCTGACTTGGCCGATGTAACCATCTTTGTATTAGATGTGGCGGAAGGTGAGAAAATGCCAAGAAAAGGTGGTCCTGGGATAACCCGATCGGACCTCTTGTTGATCAATAAAATAGATTTGGCTCCTTATGTCAATGCTGATCTTGAGGTCATGAGAAAGGATACCCTAAAGATGAGAGGGGATAGGCCATTTATCTTTACCAATATGATGACTTTGGATGGATTGGAAGATGTAAAAAATTGGATTAAGAAGTATGCTCTTTTAGAGAATTAA
- a CDS encoding urease accessory protein UreF, whose amino-acid sequence MQINDSVFPIGGFTHSYGLETYIFKGIVKDSKTAREYASSMLENSFYYNDAAFFHKTWEICESRATKKRIAELDALITAYKAPFEIRDASKKLGIRFLKLTEKLHPVARCSSYLKGIQANEYHGHYAMAFAMYAHAQKIDNKDALSAFYYNSLNGIVTNCAKLVPISQMDAQQILFKLQPLINDLVEKQADLKEDLVGNCCVAQDIRCMQHEKLYTRIYIS is encoded by the coding sequence ATGCAAATTAACGATTCGGTATTTCCGATCGGAGGATTTACGCATTCTTATGGATTGGAAACCTACATATTTAAGGGGATAGTCAAGGATAGCAAGACTGCCCGGGAATATGCAAGTTCCATGTTGGAGAATAGCTTTTACTATAACGATGCCGCATTTTTCCATAAAACTTGGGAGATCTGTGAATCCAGGGCAACCAAAAAGCGGATTGCGGAATTAGACGCCTTAATAACAGCTTATAAGGCCCCGTTTGAGATCAGAGATGCGAGCAAGAAACTTGGGATTAGGTTCTTGAAGTTGACGGAGAAATTACATCCTGTTGCTCGATGCAGCAGTTATCTGAAAGGCATTCAAGCCAATGAGTACCATGGGCATTATGCCATGGCATTTGCAATGTATGCACATGCGCAAAAGATTGATAATAAGGATGCATTGAGTGCATTCTATTATAACTCTTTAAATGGCATTGTAACCAACTGTGCCAAACTGGTTCCTATTAGCCAAATGGATGCGCAACAGATTTTATTTAAACTTCAGCCACTTATTAATGACTTGGTTGAGAAACAGGCCGATTTGAAGGAAGATCTGGTCGGCAATTGTTGTGTAGCTCAAGATATACGTTGCATGCAACATGAAAAACTATATACACGGATCTACATTTCATAA
- a CDS encoding urease accessory protein UreE, giving the protein MLVSRAIKGNIHHSGSGVFINPIEYLELEWFDTTKRIIRAYSTGGKELGFRNLDSVALEDGDVLYDADGICIVVRVLPCSCIVFEPQSIKEMAIACFEIGNKHIPIFINDQNEVITAFEKPLFDQLKRAGFRPLIEERVIERTDVLKMHQVSNFKNKIILVKED; this is encoded by the coding sequence ATGCTGGTATCAAGAGCAATAAAAGGCAATATCCATCATTCAGGCTCTGGAGTTTTCATAAATCCCATAGAATATTTAGAACTGGAATGGTTTGATACAACCAAAAGAATAATCCGGGCATATAGTACAGGTGGGAAAGAGTTAGGCTTCAGGAACCTAGACTCTGTGGCACTTGAGGACGGAGATGTGCTATATGATGCGGATGGAATTTGCATTGTTGTACGGGTATTGCCCTGCTCTTGTATTGTTTTTGAGCCGCAATCGATCAAGGAAATGGCGATTGCCTGTTTTGAGATTGGGAATAAGCATATTCCAATATTTATCAATGACCAAAATGAGGTCATTACGGCATTCGAAAAACCTTTGTTTGATCAATTAAAAAGAGCAGGATTCCGGCCATTGATTGAAGAACGAGTTATTGAAAGGACTGATGTACTAAAGATGCATCAGGTATCAAATTTTAAGAATAAAATAATATTAGTAAAGGAAGATTAA